One segment of uncultured Campylobacter sp. DNA contains the following:
- a CDS encoding ThiF family adenylyltransferase, whose protein sequence is MSEVVIDRFSRSRLLFGEDFARLQSAKILICGCGGVGGAAIEALYRSGAVGLSAIDCDRFEITNQNRQLGSEHVGELKCEVFARKFKGVTPIAARIDEEFLSEFDLAQFDFVIDAIDDVGAKIALALRCSEAGAGFVSSMGGAKRLDPAKIEIRSIWRTQGDPLARKIRSELRKRGFAGDFDVVCSSEPPRVKSMGSFMGVTASFGLFIASYVVRRLIGER, encoded by the coding sequence ATGAGTGAGGTCGTAATAGACCGCTTTTCGCGCTCGCGCCTGCTTTTTGGCGAGGATTTTGCAAGGCTGCAAAGCGCTAAAATTTTAATCTGCGGCTGCGGCGGCGTGGGCGGAGCGGCGATAGAGGCGCTGTACCGCAGCGGCGCGGTAGGTTTAAGCGCGATCGATTGCGATCGCTTCGAGATCACCAATCAAAACCGCCAGCTTGGAAGCGAGCACGTAGGCGAGCTAAAATGCGAGGTTTTTGCGCGCAAATTTAAAGGCGTGACGCCGATCGCCGCTAGGATCGATGAGGAATTTTTGTCGGAATTTGATCTGGCGCAATTTGATTTCGTAATCGATGCGATCGACGACGTGGGCGCCAAGATCGCGCTTGCGCTGCGCTGCAGCGAGGCGGGCGCGGGCTTCGTAAGCTCGATGGGCGGCGCAAAGAGGCTCGATCCCGCTAAAATCGAAATCCGCTCAATCTGGCGGACGCAAGGCGATCCGCTCGCGCGCAAGATCAGATCTGAGCTGCGAAAGCGCGGCTTTGCGGGCGATTTTGACGTCGTCTGCTCGAGCGAGCCGCCGCGCGTCAAATCGATGGGTAGCTTCATGGGCGTGACTGCGAGCTTCGGGCTTTTCATCGCAAGCTACGTCGTGCGCAGGCTGATAGGCGAGCGATAA
- the surE gene encoding 5'/3'-nucleotidase SurE → MKEILITNDDGFEARGLLELASALRSVANVTIVAPSSEKSACSHSLTLTRPLRFVKLDDGFFKLDDATPADCVYLALRALYNRKPDLVISGINHGANVAEDVTYSGTCGGAMEGVLQGIPALAVSQFYVADSLQRYGFDLACELAVDLVGKIFKNGFPLPPKQFLNLNVPAVSKQDFKGLTVAPCGEKLYDTDAQLNRNPRGMEYYWLGKSTLSFDASKNENSDISALFEGRATLSPIKLNLTAHEQMSALERWMRNDE, encoded by the coding sequence ATGAAAGAAATTTTAATCACCAATGACGACGGATTCGAAGCGCGCGGTCTTTTAGAACTTGCAAGCGCGCTAAGATCGGTCGCAAACGTCACCATCGTAGCGCCAAGCTCGGAAAAATCGGCATGCTCGCACTCGCTCACGCTCACACGCCCGCTTAGATTTGTAAAGCTCGACGACGGATTTTTCAAACTCGACGACGCTACGCCCGCAGACTGCGTATATTTGGCGCTCCGCGCGCTGTATAACCGCAAGCCCGATCTTGTGATAAGCGGCATAAATCACGGCGCCAACGTCGCCGAGGACGTGACCTATTCGGGCACTTGCGGAGGCGCGATGGAGGGGGTTTTGCAAGGCATTCCCGCGCTTGCGGTGAGCCAGTTTTACGTCGCGGACTCGCTACAGCGATACGGGTTTGATCTCGCATGCGAGCTTGCGGTTGATTTGGTGGGAAAAATTTTCAAAAACGGCTTTCCGCTGCCGCCAAAGCAGTTTTTAAATTTAAACGTCCCTGCCGTTTCAAAGCAAGATTTTAAGGGACTAACGGTCGCGCCATGCGGCGAGAAGCTCTACGACACCGACGCACAGCTAAACCGCAATCCGCGCGGGATGGAGTATTATTGGCTCGGCAAATCTACGCTCAGTTTTGATGCGAGCAAAAACGAAAACAGCGACATTTCGGCACTTTTTGAGGGGCGGGCGACGCTAAGTCCGATTAAGCTAAATTTAACCGCGCACGAGCAGATGAGCGCGCTAGAAAGGTGGATGAGAAACGATGAGTGA